The Candidatus Margulisiibacteriota bacterium genome contains a region encoding:
- a CDS encoding CRISPR-associated endonuclease Cas6: MINLKIGKLVFENVDLSKDQSHKLRGYIGEKYKEYDLVHNHDTVTGKEIYRYPLFQFKVIDKKPHVISIGEKPSIIFKKMFMDIKSIEIQGKNIPIYEKQLCSDFYSFGESLKMNTYKFVSPWIGLNQDNYKKYNLALDYNDKRTILNNCLIGNIISVCKGLGYRVEQPIVCESSLSLNKVILKGFEVLGFLGTFKINFELPDYIGIGKSVSRGYGTIKKYV; encoded by the coding sequence TTGATTAATTTAAAAATAGGAAAATTAGTTTTCGAAAATGTTGATTTATCAAAAGATCAATCTCATAAATTGAGAGGATATATTGGAGAAAAGTATAAAGAATATGACCTTGTACATAATCACGATACAGTAACAGGTAAAGAAATATATCGTTACCCATTATTTCAATTTAAAGTGATAGATAAGAAGCCCCATGTTATATCAATTGGTGAAAAACCATCAATAATTTTTAAAAAAATGTTTATGGATATTAAAAGTATTGAAATCCAAGGTAAAAATATTCCAATATATGAAAAACAATTGTGTTCTGATTTTTATTCTTTTGGTGAGTCCTTAAAAATGAATACTTATAAGTTTGTTTCTCCATGGATAGGTTTAAATCAAGATAATTATAAAAAGTATAATTTGGCATTAGATTACAATGATAAGAGAACGATCCTTAATAATTGTTTAATAGGAAACATTATTTCTGTTTGTAAGGGATTAGGGTATAGGGTTGAACAGCCAATAGTGTGTGAGAGCAGTTTAAGCTTAAATAAAGTGATACTAAAGGGGTTTGAGGTATTAGGTTTCTTAGGAACATTTAAAATCAATTTTGAATTACCTGATTATATTGGGATAGGGAAATCTGTTTCTCGAGGTTATGGGACAATAAAAAAATATGTATAA